GGATTTTGAGAACAAATCTCTCTCAGCAGGAAAGTGGAGGCAAGACTTATTTTGCTGAAGAGCTCCAGGGTGCCTCTCAATTCCATCAGATGTATTTTCCGTGATACTGACCCAAAGATCAGTAAAAACATCCTTTCCTTATCCTAATCTAGGCTTGCGAGTCATTAGAAAGACTTTCACATGACAAGACTTTAAAAGATGCAGTTAATACGtttattcaaagaaaacatttctaaagtGGCGGAAAATAATGGTGTATGGGAAAAGAGACGGAGCCTACGTGCCACAGACCATTTTGTGGTATTTACATTAGGAGCGAGCGCTGGGGGCTCACGCCTCCAGTGGTGACGCAGACTACCAGGCTGCTTGGATGACAACGTACTCAAGCATGTGGGCCTCTACGAGTGGCCAGTATAGGGGGCACGTGGAGGCATTGCTCAGCTCTTTTTGAAGGCATCGCCACCAAAGGCTGCTTTGGGCGGCAGCAGCTCCGGGGACCCCCCGGCCGTGCCCCTGGGAGCATCCCACAGCAAAGCAACAGGGCACTGAGCTGAGTGGCCTCTTTATCTGGGAGCTGAAGCAAAGGGGGAATGGTGGCAGTGGCTGAGGTGATCGCTGCTTTGCAATGTGAAGTAATCCCATGCCTGTCCCCTTCCCCGCTTCCCGGAGGGGTGTCCCACGCCTGTCCCAGGGAtgtagggatgcagggatggaaTAGTTTCCACAAGGCTGAGTATATTTGGGGGTGAGGCAGAAGCGATGCTTTCATCGGAGGAGAAAGTAAATACTAGAGGAAGCACCCTGCTTGCTGAAATGTATTAAAAGAGCtctaaaacttaattaaaaatcattctGTGGCAAGACTGTAAGGTCACGATTTTACAAACGCAGCGGTGCTCTTAGGAAACTACTGTTGCCACTTATTATGCCGTAGTTCACAGCATATCCCAAAAGGAGGTATAGGTATACCGGTCCTCCCAAGAGGATGCTGCACACGTGGTACAACCTCCGGGGCCATGTCGGACCTTAGGCCAAGTACTCACACCAGCAGAAGGCAGCTCAGGTGGGCTCACAGGAACCCTGCGCTGTCAGAGCAGCTGGAGAGCCGGGTGGGTGCCGAAAACGGCTGACCAGCCCCGGCACCTCCGGCAGGGCTGGAGAGGACACGGATACAGGACTGAAGTAGTCCTTTAAGATGGGCCTTGAATGTCACCCCAGCAAAGGCGTAGATTATGGGGTTCAGGCAGCAGTGGATGAAGGAGATGGTTTCCGTCAGCTGCAGGGCCAGGGCTATCTGATAGCTCGCCTTGCAGTCATTGATGATGtgcaggctctgcagagagtCTAGGAACAGCGCGATGTTGAAGGGAGtccagaagaggaagaaaacaatgacGATGATGAAAATCATCTTGATCGCCTTGATCTTGTTCCGATTTTTGCACTTTTGCAGGTTTTTCAGTATCTGGGCATAGCAGCAAATGAGGATGCTAAGGGGAATCAAGAGGCCTAAGATATTGGCTGCAAACTGGGAAGCGACCTTCCAGGTATTGTCGCCTGGGGGGTATGTGGAGACACACTGCACAGACTGCTCGATTTCCAGCTGCTGGTTGAACATGATGTTGGGTACGGAAGCCAAGCCAGCCACCAGCCACAGGATTAAACTAATAATTATGCCACAAGAGGCTGTCCGTATCCTCATGGCATAGATAGCATGGACAATTGCTATATACCTGTCTATGCTCATGAGggttataaagaaaatactgctaTAAAAACCTGTGTAATAAATACCAGCCATTATCTTGCACATAGCGTTGCCAAAAATCCACTGGTCTGAAGCGTAGTGGGCTTGGAAAGGGAGAGGCACAACGAAGAGGAGATCGGAGGCTGCGAGGTTGAGCAGGCAGATGTCAGTCATCGTCATCAGCCTTTTCCTGGTCAGGAGAACCCAAAGGACCAACAAATTGCCCAGAAGGCAGAAGACAAACACAAGGCAGTAAAGGATGGGCAGAAAGAGCGATTTGAACCTGCGAAAGCTGTTTCCTTCATTGCACGGAGCAGTGTTTTCATCGTATCCATAGTCATATTCTGTTGTGCCAAGGAACTGGCTTGTGGGATTCATCTCAGATACCTGTGCAGGAAAGAGCAAGGGATAAATGGCTGGCTGTCCTGGCGCAGGACTCCCAGGGTGgcttctgcctctctctgtgCTGCGTCAATCCCATGGGTcagcctgcaggcagagagggaCTGCAAAATGCAGTCTTGGTCTCACTGGCTGGACAAGAGCAGCTGTACCACCCAAAAGGCTGCACCTGCAGCCTGCCAATCGTTCCTATACATGCATAAGTGTGAGCACTGGGATGCTGTTGGATTCCCCGAAACTGCCTCAGTGCCAGCAAGTTAGCCCTTCATCATTATAGTGACAAGGAAAAATTCACGCTCTGAATAGTCGTGATGGTGCAAAATGGTACAAAACACGCATCTGATCTAAGAGTCTGGATTTTCTTGTTATCTGTACGGTGGGAAAACTTTTTGCCTGTAGCATAAAGACCCTTCTAAAAGTGTCTTGACTGAAGAAGCCACCACCCAGCAGCATAACCCTATTTTCAGCTGAGCTGATCAGGGCTAGATACTGGCATGGACTGCAGAGACATGTAAGCTAGTTTTCCATGGGTGAGTGCAGGATTGCATACAAAAAAACTCTGCAGCAGCAAGGAGTTCGCAGGGCTACACAGCAGCACTTGCAGTGCCGAgcgctgggctgctgcagcgaGGCTGCCACTGACCTCTGGGTTAGCTGGtgagcagcctggctgtgcctGTTGCTCAAACACAGCAGTTACCA
This Gavia stellata isolate bGavSte3 chromosome 6, bGavSte3.hap2, whole genome shotgun sequence DNA region includes the following protein-coding sequences:
- the LOC104257969 gene encoding C-C chemokine receptor type 8, coding for MNPTSQFLGTTEYDYGYDENTAPCNEGNSFRRFKSLFLPILYCLVFVFCLLGNLLVLWVLLTRKRLMTMTDICLLNLAASDLLFVVPLPFQAHYASDQWIFGNAMCKIMAGIYYTGFYSSIFFITLMSIDRYIAIVHAIYAMRIRTASCGIIISLILWLVAGLASVPNIMFNQQLEIEQSVQCVSTYPPGDNTWKVASQFAANILGLLIPLSILICCYAQILKNLQKCKNRNKIKAIKMIFIIVIVFFLFWTPFNIALFLDSLQSLHIINDCKASYQIALALQLTETISFIHCCLNPIIYAFAGVTFKAHLKGLLQSCIRVLSSPAGGAGAGQPFSAPTRLSSCSDSAGFL